The following nucleotide sequence is from Halogeometricum borinquense DSM 11551.
TCGGGCCGCGGCGGGCGTTCTTCAACGCCAAATCGATAAGTTTCGCTTCCCGGCCGGCACCCGGAACGCGAACGCTCACGCCCTCGACGTTCAACCACTCTACCACATCGTCGTCGTCCGGGCGTTCCGAGAGGAGAATCGCGTCGGGTAACTCGCGCTCGGCGTAGTACTGCGTGAGGAATGCTGAGAGGACGGCTGCGGATCGCTCACCTCCTTCTGGTGCATCGAGCCGGTGTCGGGATCGGTCTACGAGCTGGCCGCGTTCGCTGTGCAGGCGGGCCACTGTGGCTGCATCGCCCTCGATGGCGACACCGAGAACGTCTACCGCCCGTTCGTCCGATTGCGACGTCACTGCCTCCTCGCCTGCACCGTGGAACGATTCGACGGCTTCCAGTTTGTCGCGGGCGTTCGCCGCCCGTTCGAAGTTCTCCGCCTGCGCCGCCTCTTCCATCGTTCGACGGAGCGGGTCCGCGAGAACGCCCGTTTCGCCCTCGAAAAACCGAACGATAGATTCTACGTCTTCGCGGTAGTCAGATTCAGCAATCTCGCCGGTACAGGGAGCCGTACAGAGGCCCATCTCGTAGTCCAAACACGGCCGGTCACGGTTGGCGTACTTGTGATCCGAACAGCCGCGAACGCCGTACGTCTCGCGGAGGGCCTTGACGACCGTCTCGACTCGCCCTTTGTCCGTGTACGGACCGAACACCGTCGCACCCTCCTCGGGATCCCGTGTCACCTCGATCCGTGGCACTGGATGATCCGTGAGTTGAACCAGCGGGTAGGACTTGTCGTCTTTCAGGCGGACGTTGTACCGAGGTTGATGTCGCTTGACGAGGTTCGCTTCGAGGAGGAGCGCCTGCGTCTCGGTGTCTGTGACGGCGAAGTCGATGGCTCCCGCGCGTTCGACCATCTGGCGGATGCGTTCGCCGCGTGGGTCGGCGTAGGATCTGACGCGGGCGCGGATATCCACGGCCTTCCCGACGTAGAGGACGGTGTCACCGTCGAGAAACTGGTAGACCCCGGGGTCTGTCGGAAGGTCGGTCGCGCGTTCACGAACGTCGCTCGCATCCATCTCCCGCAAATAACGCGCCGACGGGCTTGAGACTGACGTGCGACGAATCTGTCGTTACGTCGCACTCGTCGCCGTTCTGCACCGATCGAAAACAGCTCACCAACTACAAACGTCAGCAGTTGTCGCCGTCCACGTCGTTCGCTGGTACGCCGCTTCGGCGATTAATCGACAGTTGCGAGCTTTTACCAGACTGCCACGTTTTGTTGTCGATGAACTGATTGGTACCGCTGCCGTCGAGTCGATTCGTGTCGTCGCCGTTGAGAGCCTTCTTGAATGCACGTGCGGCGCGTTCGACATCCTGTCCCAACAACGTCACGTCGTATCGACCGTCTTTGGTCTGGTCGATCAGTCCGCCGTTTTCGAGCTTCGGAAGGTGGACGTGACCGAGCGATATCTCTACTTTTTTCGTCTTTGGATGATTTGGAACGTCAGCACGCAGCAGACGCTGCCGGCGAACGACAATTCGCCGCGCGAGTTCGTCACGGGCAAGCGGGCGTTCAGCACTGGTAAGCGTTATAAGTACATCTCTTCGACGTTCGGACGATAACAGTTCGTACAGTGTGTCCATGGCTTCCCTCCCCATCCCACCGTGACAACTCTTCCCAACACAATTAACGTTTTCCCGAGTAAATGTCAATGTATCAATACCAAAACCGTACGCCGGTAGGTACAAACGTCCGCTGAGTGACGTGATCGTATGGGCGACGCTGACACCGACGCGGAGGAAACAGTTCGCTGTTGGTTAGTCGAACGTACGTACACCGACCGCGACCTCATCGATCTCGTGTACGCGACGCCGGACGGTAGCCGCGTCCGTCGCAAGCAGATTTCGGCGACGATTATGCGCCAACGTGGCGCTGAGGCGACCGCCGCGACGGATGTTTCCACCGCAAATCTCGACCCCGTAGCAGACGACCAGACGCGAGAACGCTACCGTGCCGAGGTAGAGCGTGTTCGGGCGGAGTACGACCCGGACGACGAACTGTAGTCCGAATCGGAGTCATCGGTTCGGGATGGTTGTACCCCGTTAGCTGAATTGAGGCGCTAAGCCCCCTTCCTCAGCGAGCGCCGACCGAACGGGAGGCGCGAGCAGGGAGGGGATACAGCGCCGCACAGTTCTCATACACGATTCGGTGGCAGGCCCACAGGCCCACGCAATCATAACGTTTTTTCAGTAGGGTTGTATAGTATTGGCCGAACCCAATGGAGTACGACCTCGACTCGGGAGCGCACTCGACGTATTCCCTGCACTACCACCTGATACTCACCACGAAGTATCGGCGCGGAGTGCTAACCGAGGAGCGAACCCAATTCATTCACGAGGTCATCAGCGGGTTCACGGACAACTACGGTGTCGAACTGACGAACTTCGACGGCGAGGACGACCACGTACACATCCTGTTCCGAGCGAAGCCAACCACAGACCTCGTGAAGTTCATCAACACGGCCAAGGGCGCGACCGCCCGCCGTATCCGCAACGAGTACGCGGACGAACTCAAGACCGAACTGTGGGGCGACTCGTTCTGGAACGACTCGTATTGCCTCATCTCGACGGGGCAGGTGTCGCTGGATGTGCTGAAACAGTACGTAGAGGACCAACGCGAGTAGAATGTACTACGCCTACAAGTACCGCCTCAAGCCGTCCGACGCCAACCGTGAGGAGTTGGACCGCCACCGAGACATTTGTAGGCAACTTTACAACCACACGCTCTACCGTCTCAACGAGTACCAAGACGAACACAGAGAACTGCCGTCCATGACCTCCCTGCGGTCGGAACTCCCCGACCTCAAGGAGTGGTGGGACGACCTCTCAGACGTGTACTCGAAGGTTCTCCAAACCGTCGTAGAACGGCTGTTCGACAACCTCAAAGGCCTCTCCAAGCTCAAGGAGAACGGCTACAGCGTCGGCCAACTCAAATGGAAGCCGCCACGAGAGTTCCGCAGTTTCACGTACAGCCAGTCTGGCTTCAAGCTCGACAAGAAGGGCGGTCAGACTGTGCTGTCACTCTCGAAACTCGCGGACATACCGATTCGGCTCCACCGCGCCATCCCCGACGACGCGAAGCTCAAACAGGTCACAGTCAAGAAGGAACAGACGGACGAGTGGTTCGCCACCTTCGGCGTCCAAATGGACCGTGAACCACCCGAACCGCCTGAGAACCCCGAGAAGTGCGTCGGTATCGACGTTGGGATTCTCAAGTACGCCCACGACACCGACGGCGCGGCGGTCGGGTCGCTCGACCTCTCAGACGAACGCGACCGCTTGGAGCGCGAGCAACGGAAGCTCTCGCGCAAACAGCACGGGTCGAACAACTACGAGAAGCAACGGCGTCGGGTCGCGGAGTGTCACGCCGACCTCCGACGGAAGCGCCGCGACTTTCTCCACAAGCTCTCGGCGTACTACGCTCGGGAATACGACCTCGTAGCGGTCGAAGACCTGAACGTGAAGGGGATGATGGAAAGTCCGTCGAACAGCCGCAACACTGCGTCTGCCGCGTGGCGAACGTTCCTCTCGTTGCTCGAATACAAGTGCGAGCGTGAAGGAACGCACTTCGTGGCGGTCAACCCGAGAGGGACGACCAAAGAGTGCGCGTCGTGCGGCGTTTCGACCGACAAGCCGTTGTGGGTACGTGAACACTCCTGTCCCGCCTGCGGGTTTGAGGCGGACAGGGACGCGAACGCGGCATGGAACATCCTTTCTCGCGGTCTACAAGATGTAGGAGTGGGACACTCCGAATCAACGCCTGTGGAGACTGCGCTCCCTGTGGATACGCCTGTATCTGCAAAGCGCGTCGTGGAAGCAGGAAGCCCTACCCTCAAGGAGCGAACGGCGTCAGCCGTGAGCGAGTAGGGTAGGGTAGTTCACTACGAGCATCGGTACACAGAGACATTTGGTAGTTCGACCAGTCCCAATCTCAAGCTTGATTTTTGCACCAAACACTTTATCCCGAAACCTGACTACCCTCGCCCATGGCCGCCATCGAACTCGACAGGGTGACAAAACGGTTCGAGGAGGGGGGGAGAGTATCACACCTTCTCGACTCCATTCGGGGTGCAGACGGTTCCAAGGGTGTTACCGCAGTCAGGGACCTCTCGCTGACGGTTGAGGAAGGCGAAGTGTTCGGTTTCCTCGGTCCGAACGGAGCGGGGAAATCGACGACGATCAACATGCTCCTCGACTTCGTTCGACCGACAGAAGGAACGATCAGCGTCCTCGGCTTTGACGCTAACGACCAGAGCGTCGATGTCCGTGCTCGAACCGGTGTGCTTCCTGAAGGATTCGACGTGTACGAGCGACTCACCGGACGAGAACACGTCGAATTCGCCGCCTCATCGAAGGGTGTGGAGATGGCAGCTGCGGCGACGACGGAATCGGAGGGGGAAACAATGGAATCCGAGGAATCAGTGGGCGAAGAGAAGGTAGATGCCGTCCTCGACCGCGTCGGCTTGGCCGCCGCCGCAGACCGGAAGGCAGGAGGGTACTCGAAGGGGATGCGCCAGCGTCTTGCGCTAGCGATGGCTCTCATCGGTGATCCTGATCTGCTCATCCTCGATGAACCCTCCAGCGGACTCGATCCTGCGGGTGCAAAAGAGATGCGCGACATCGTCGTCGAAGAGGCCGAACGCGGCACGACGGTGTTCTTCTCCAGTCATATCTTAGAACAGGTCGAAGCCGTCTGTGACCGCGTCGGCATTCTGCGCGACGGCGAACTCGTCGCCGTCGATACCATCGACAGTCTGCGCGAGAAGTCCAACGCCGACTCGACGCTCAACGTCCGTGTTGCCGGCGACGTGACGACAGTAGACACCGATGCCGTCACCGCACTCGACGGCGTTCACTCCGTCACTGTCGAGGACGGGGACGACAAACTCATCGTTTCCTGTGCGGGCGATGCCAAGACGGCCGTCATCGCTGAACTGGAGTCGCAAGGTCTCGGTGTGGCCGACTTCGAGACGCGCGAAGCGTCGCTCGAAGACCTGTTCCTCTCGTATACCGGACACGAAACTGGCGGAGACGAGGATAGCACAGTCGATGAAACGAACACCGAGCAGGAGGTGAGCGCATGACGTGGCAAGCGGTCGCCCGTAAGGAGTTCGACGACTCGATTCGCTCGCGGTGGCTCCACGGTGCAACGGTCTTCTTTGTCCTGTTCGTCGGCGGTGCAGCACTGCTGGCGTTCGGACTTATCTATCCTGACAGATTCAAAGATGCCTCGAACTTGTTCGGGTTCTTCCTCGACCTCGGCATCTTCAGTCTCTCGTTCCCAGGTCTGCTTGCGCTCATCCTCGGCTTTATCGCCCTCTCTACGTCCTACGGGTCGATAACTGAGGAACGTGAGACGGGAACGATGAAACTCTCCCTGTCGCTTCCGAACTCGCGTCGGGACCTGATCGTCGGAAAGCTCCTCGGCCGCGGTGCCGTCGTGATCGTTGCCCTCTTGGCGGGCTTCCTCGCGGCGTTCGTCGCGATGGTCGCCACGGGAACGGGCATCAGCTACGGGTCGTTCGTGCCGATGATCGCGCTAACGGTGCTTCTCGCCTTCGCGTTCGTCTCTATCGGCCTCGGCATCTCCGCCGTTGCCGACACGAACCGCGAGGCGACGTTGGCGACGTTGGGGCTGTACCTCATCTTCGGCATCCTTTGGAAGCCGATTGCCGAGGGCATCCCGAAACTGCTCAACTACGTGGCCGAACAGGCCGGGATGGGTGCGCTCGAAAACGTCACCCGGGTAAAAATCGGGCTGTTCCTGAAGTACCTGAACCCGCTTCGGACGTACGAGACGCTGTCGGCGCAGGTGTACTACGGTGCGGCCCGTGGCCGCTTGCTCGGCGCAACGACGGGTGAGACGTTGGTTATCGAACCCGTCCTCAAACAGGGTATCCCACCGTATCTCTCGGGCGCAGCCATGATGGCAATCCTCCTCGCGTGGATTGTCGTGCCCGTCGTCGTCGGCTACTACGTCTTCCAGAAGCAGGACCTCTGAACGGCTCCCGACGGCCGTGTGCCGTCAACTTACTCGGGCGGATATTCGATTCCTTTCTCAGCCAGCAACTCCGCAAACTCGTCTTCATCGAGTACCGGTACGTCGTTCGCCGCGGCATCGTCGCGTTTTGACTGCCCGGGGTTGTCGCCGATGACGAGGTAGTCGGTGTTCCCCGAGACGCTGGACGTTGCGTTCGCACCGTGAGCCTGCACTAGCTCCTGTGCGTCCCCGCGCGTCACCGCCAGCGACCCGGTGAAGACGAACGTCAGTCCGTCGAGTTCGTCGCCGCCCGCCGTCTCCGCTGTTTCGGGTTCGACGCCGAGCGAACGCATCTCCGCGATGGCCTTGCGGTTGCTCTCGGTGTCGAAGAACTCACGAATCTTCTCGGCGACGGTCGGTCCCACGTCTTCGACTTCCTCTAACTCCTCTACGGAGGCGTCCATCACGGCGTCGAGACTGCCGAACGCGCGAGCGAGGTTACGCGCCGTCGAACCGCCGACTTCGGGGATTCCGAGACCGACGAGGAACGACGACAGTTCGGGCGACTTCGTCGCTTCTATCTCCGTCACGAGGTTGTCCGCACTCGTCTTTCCCCACCCCTCCAGTTCCGACAGTTCGTCGCGTTCGAGACGGTAGAGATCCGGTAAGCCTTCGATGAGACCTTCGTCAACCAACTGCTCGACACGTTCGCCACCGAGTCCTTCGATGTCGAGTGCGCCGCGCATCGCGTAGTGGTCAACGGCGCGAACCAGTTGCGCCTCGCAGGTCAGACCACCGGTACAGTACGCGAGTGGCCCCTCACGGTTGACCGGACTGCCACAGACGGGACATTCCTCGGGGAAGTCAAACGTTCCTTCGGAGTGCTTCTCGACGACTTCTTCTACATCCGGTATCACGTCGCCCGCACGCTTGATACGCACCTCGTCGCCGATGTTCACTCCCAACCGTTCGATTTCCTCGGGGTTGTGCAGCGACGCCCGCGAGACCGTGACGCCGCCCACGTCCACGGGGTCGAGCAGAGCGACGGGCGTGAGACGGCCGGTCCGACCCACCTGCACCACCACGTCGGTCATCGTCGTCACTTCCGACCGTGCGGGGAACTTGTACGCGAACGCCCATCTGACCGACCGACTCGTCTCACCCAGTTGCTCGCGTTGGTCGCGGCGGTCCACTTTGATGACGGTGCCGTCTATTTCGTAGTTCAGATCCTCGCGCGCGGCCATCAACTCGTCACGGTACGCTATCGCGCCGTCGATGTCTGCGACCGACTCGACTCGGTCGTTCGTCCGAAGCCCCCACGAATCCAGTCGAGACAGCGTCGCCGTCTGCGTCTCGGGGACGTCGCTGGCGTCGAGAACGTCGTAGAAGAAACAGTCCAGCGGTCGGTCCGCGGTCACGGACGGGTCCAACTGCCGGAGGGTGCCAACGGCGGCGTTCCGCGGGTTGGCGAACGGCTCCTCATCCGCCTCGATTCGCTCCCGATTCAATTCTTGGAAGGCGTCGCGCGGCATGTACACCTCCCCGCGGACCGTGAGGAAGTCAGGGTAGTCGCCGCGAAGTCTGAGCGGAATCGAGCGAATCGTTCGGACTTGCGCCGTTACGTCGTCGCCGCGTTCGCCGTCACCGCGCGTGGCCGCGCGAACGTACTCGCCGTCTTCGTAGACGACTTCGACCGAGAGACCGTCGAACTTCGGTTCGCAGACGTAGCGAACCTCGCCCACCGCTTCGCGCACTCGGCGGTCGAAGTCACGCACGTCAGCCGCTTCGACAGACTGGTCGATAGAGAGCATCGGCGCGACGTGTTCGACGGTGTCGAGTTCGTCCAGCGGTTCGCCGCCGACGCGGCGGGTCGGACTCGACTCGTCATCGAGGTCGAACGCGTCTTCGAGTTCCTGTAGGCGGTTGAACAGGGCGTCGTAGGTCCGGTCGGCAACGAGCGGATCGGCCGCGACGTAGTATCGGTGGTCGTGCTCGCGGACGGCCTCGCGGAGGAGACGCGCCTCACGTTCGGCCGCTTCGGCCGAGAGCGATTCGACCGGTTCGAAGTCGGTGTCCGGATCGGTGAGATACGGGTTGTCAGGATCGGCGTACGCCAGTTTCCCGCCGTCTCGCACGTCGTCTACCGCCTCATCATTCATTACTCGTCCGTCGGTGCTGCGGGTGCGAAAAGTCATCGAACGGCGCGAGCGAGTCGCCGCGGCTGACTGACTCGCTGTGTGTACGTCGGTCAATTCAATCGGTACGCGCTCGTCATTCCAACGGACACGGATCCGTCATTCCAGCGGCTGTAGATCCGTTCTCCAACGGACGTGCGTCCGTCATTCCAACCGACTGCGTGCCCGGTCTCGTACCGATTCGTCCGGGTCGTCCTCGGCCGCCCGCCGGAGGAGAAATCTCGCGCGCGGGTGGTCAAGTCGTCCGAGCGCCGTCACCGCCTCCCAGCGAAGGTCGGCGTCGTCGGCATCGAGGGCCGTTTCGAGCGTGTCGAACACGGTTTCTCTGCCGTCACCGACGTGTCCGAGGGCATCGACGGCTTCCACGCGGACGGCCAGTTGGGGGTCGTTCTCGGCGAGATGACAGAGACGACGGACGCCCGCACTCGTCCCGAGACGGGCGCAGGCGCGGCACGCACGCCGTCGGACACTCGCTTCGGTATCGTCCAGTGCGGCGACAACGGTGGGAATTGCACGCGGGTCATCGATGCGTCCGAGCGCGTCGATTGCGCTTGACCGACACGCCTCGTCCTCGTCGTAGGCCGCACAGAGCGGCATCACCGATTCTGGGTGGGCTTGCGACCCGAGCGCTTCCATCGCCGTTTCACGGACGGGGACGTTTTCGTCGTCCAGACGGTCGAGAAGCGCGCGAACCACACGCGTTCTGGTTTCAGCACTCAGTTCGTCGCCGTCGTGGTAGTGGGCGGCCCGTGCGCCGAGTTCGATGAACGCGTCCGCAGCGGCGACTCGAACCCCCGGGTCGTCGTCCGTGAGACGGCGGAGGAGGCCACCGACGGGCCGTTCGTCGGTGAACCACCGGACCGCCGAAATCGCCTCACAGGCGACATCTGGGTTCGGATCATCTACGGCTTCGACGACGAGGCCCTCAGCGTGGACGCCGCCGGTACCGCTGAGAACGCGAACGACGCTTTCGCGTACTTCTGGCTCGGTGTCGGTGCGAACGAGACTGGCGAAGTGATCAAGCGCGCTCGTCGGGTCAATGTCGCGGGCCGCCCGCGCGATAGCACGACGTGTCGCGGCGTCCGGTTCAGTGCGCACGGCGGAGAGAAGCGGGTCCAACGAGTCGGGGTCACCGACGGTTGCGAGAGCGACGGCGGCGGCACGGCGAACGTCCGGGTTGGTGTCATCCAGTCGTTCGACGAGTGCCGGGACAGCCACGTCGTCTGCGAGTACGTCCAGTGCGTGGACGAGTGCGCGGCGGTCCGAAACCGGCGGATCCGTTCGCAGGCAGTCGGTGATCGTTTCGGTGGCTCCGTCCGCATCGCGCCGGGCGAGTTCGGTCGCGGCCGCGGCGCGGAGTGAAGGGTCCGACAGCGCGTCTTTGAGGTGGCTTTCGGAGCGGTCGGCCATCGACGGCGCGTCGGTGACGACAACGTCGCTCAGGTGGACGCGCGTCGCTCGGAGGCGCAGTTTGTCACCGACGGCGACGCCACTTTCGTTGCTCCCTTCTCTGGAGTCGCTGTCGGTGTCGTTTTCGACATCACCGCCGTTGTCGTCCCTTTCGACAACGTCACCCACCTCAGCGGGGTCGAACGCAACGGTTCCCACTCCGAGGTGCAAGAGAGCGTACTGGTCGGGGTTGCAGTCCGACGGTGTCCGGACCGAGGACGGAAGGTCAACGATATCTATGACTTCGCCCGAGAACGTGTGGTCGTACCAGACGAGCGCGTCGGGGTTCGGATCTACGTGGAAGCCGACGCTCTCACCACGAGCGACAACTTCGGGCCCGGAGAGCCACACGCGAGCGGCGGCGAGCGCGTCGCGCGATCCATCTTCGGTGAGCGTGTCGCCGTCGAACGCGCCGAACCGGGCGTTTCCGGTGGCGAGAACGACCGTCTGGGTGTACACCGTTCCGTCGTGTGCCGTCTCGGGGACGGTGTCGAGGAGTCGAACCGGAAGGCCCCACTCGTCGAATCCGGCGGCGACGACGCGGGCGTTTCCGGCCTGCTCGCGTATTTCGGCCACTTCGTCGGCCAGTTCGGGGTTCGCACCGACGACCACGTCGCAGAACGTTTCGACGGTGCGGAGCAGTTCCGTCACGAACGTCGTTCGGTCGATGGCGATATCCACGGCGAACTCGTCGTCCGATCCGTCTTTCTGTCCGTATCGAAACCGAACCGCGTCCCCGTCGGGGAGGAGGTGGTATCGTTTGTCGTCCTCGTAGAACTCGACGGTGGCGGGTTCGCCTTCGAGGAGCGGTTCCAACGCACGGACCAACTGCGTACAGTGCCAGTGGAGGCCGTCGCGTCCGCAGGCGACCTCTCGGCCGCCACAGACGACGCGAAGGACGGCGTCGGGGTTCGCGTCTCCCTCCCGAAGACGCTCGTACACCGCGGCGTCGTATCCGACCTCGATTCGGGCGTCCGCTGCGCCCGCCTGACTCGACATGAGTCGCACACGTCTTGCGGAGCGAAAAAACACTTCGGTGCTGGCGTCGCCCCAGCGACTACCGTAACCGTAGGTTATATCTCCATCGAAGAATATGCGTGTAGTACATGAACCACGGGTTCCACACCCGGAGCCTCCACGCCGGGCAGGAGCCGGACGCCGCGACCGGGTCGCGTGCGCCGCCCCTCTATCAGACGACATCGTACGTGTTCGAGGACGCCGACTACGCCGCCGATCTGTACGCGCTCGACGCCGAAGGCGACGTGTACTCGCGTATCTCGAATCCCACGACTCGCGTGCTCGAAGACCGACTCGCCGCTCTCGAAGCAGGCGTCGGAGCCGTCGCCACCGCCTCAGGGATGGCCGCCCTCGACGCCGCGACGAGTCTCCTCGCCTCTGCGGGCGACAACGTCGTCGCCTCTGCGGATATGTACGGTGGCACTTCGACGTATCTCACGAAGATGGCGACGCGCCGCGGCGTCGATATCCGCGTGGTGGAGACGCTGGATTACGACGCCTACGCCGATGCTATCGACGCGGACACGGCGTTTGTCCACGTCGAGACCATCGCCAACCCCTCGCTGAAGACGCCGGATTTCGAGCGTCTGGCCCACGTGGCCCACGAGGGCGGTGCGCCTCTCGTCGTGGACAACACGTTCGCCACTCCCTATCTCTGCCGTCCCATCGAACACGGCGCGGACATCGTCTGGGAGTCTACGACCAAGTGGCTCCACGGGTCGGGAACCACTGTCGGCGGCGTCCTTATCGACGGCGGGACGTTCCCGTGGGAACACGCCGATTACGACGAACTCTCCGGTGAAAACCCGGCGTTCGGCGTCGATTTCGTGGAGCGATTCGGTGAGCGAGCGTTCGCCATGGCCGCCCGTCAGCGGTCGCTTCGCACGCTCGGGAATCAGCAGTCGCCGTTCGACGCGTGGCAGACGCTGCAAGGGATCGAAACGCTCCCGCTCCGAATGGAGCAACACTGCGAGAACGCCCACGAAGTGGCGACGTTCCTCCGCGACCACGACGATGTAGCGTGGGTGTCGTACCCCGGATTCGAGGATCACGAGTCTCACGACAACGCGACGGAGTACTTGGACGGTGGGTTCGGCGGCATGGTCACGTTCGGTCTCGCGGACGGCTACGCGGCAGCCAAGCGGACCTGTGAGAACACCGCACTCGCCTCGTTCTTGGCGAACGTGGGCGACGCAAAGACGTTGATTATCCACCCTGCCTCGACCACGCACGCACAGTTGAGCGCCGACGAGCAACGCGCCGCGGGCGTCGGTCCCGACATGCTCCGTCTCTCTGTCGGTATCGAAGACGCGGCCGACATCGTCGCCGACTTGGATGAGTCGATTCGCAGTGCCGCGGCCGAGGCATCCGGAGCGGGCGCGACCGAGACGACACGGACGGAGGAGCGATGAAAACTGAAAGCGACACCGTCGAACTCGGCGCGTTCGATTTCGAGTGCGGCGCTGAAATTCCGTCACTCGAAGTCGCCTACGAGGCCTACGGTGAGTTCGACGGCGACAACGCCGTTCTCGTCTGCCATGCACTCACCGGCAGTCAGAACGTCGCGGGCTACGGCACCGAAACGGCCGGGCAGGCCCGCGCGTGGTGGAACGATATCGTCGGCCCCGGCAAGGCAATCGATACGAACGAGTACTACGTCGTCTGCGCGAACGTCCCCGGGTCGTGTTACGGAACCACCGGCCCTGCCTCGGAGAGTCCCGACGGAGAACCCTACGGCACTGACTTCCCGCCGGTCACAATCGGTGACTGGACGCGCGCCCAGCGACGCCTGCTGGACGAACTCGGCGTCGGTCGCTTGCACGCCGTTGTCGGCGGCAGCGT
It contains:
- a CDS encoding O-acetylhomoserine aminocarboxypropyltransferase/cysteine synthase family protein, whose amino-acid sequence is MNHGFHTRSLHAGQEPDAATGSRAPPLYQTTSYVFEDADYAADLYALDAEGDVYSRISNPTTRVLEDRLAALEAGVGAVATASGMAALDAATSLLASAGDNVVASADMYGGTSTYLTKMATRRGVDIRVVETLDYDAYADAIDADTAFVHVETIANPSLKTPDFERLAHVAHEGGAPLVVDNTFATPYLCRPIEHGADIVWESTTKWLHGSGTTVGGVLIDGGTFPWEHADYDELSGENPAFGVDFVERFGERAFAMAARQRSLRTLGNQQSPFDAWQTLQGIETLPLRMEQHCENAHEVATFLRDHDDVAWVSYPGFEDHESHDNATEYLDGGFGGMVTFGLADGYAAAKRTCENTALASFLANVGDAKTLIIHPASTTHAQLSADEQRAAGVGPDMLRLSVGIEDAADIVADLDESIRSAAAEASGAGATETTRTEER
- a CDS encoding HEAT repeat domain-containing protein translates to MSSQAGAADARIEVGYDAAVYERLREGDANPDAVLRVVCGGREVACGRDGLHWHCTQLVRALEPLLEGEPATVEFYEDDKRYHLLPDGDAVRFRYGQKDGSDDEFAVDIAIDRTTFVTELLRTVETFCDVVVGANPELADEVAEIREQAGNARVVAAGFDEWGLPVRLLDTVPETAHDGTVYTQTVVLATGNARFGAFDGDTLTEDGSRDALAAARVWLSGPEVVARGESVGFHVDPNPDALVWYDHTFSGEVIDIVDLPSSVRTPSDCNPDQYALLHLGVGTVAFDPAEVGDVVERDDNGGDVENDTDSDSREGSNESGVAVGDKLRLRATRVHLSDVVVTDAPSMADRSESHLKDALSDPSLRAAAATELARRDADGATETITDCLRTDPPVSDRRALVHALDVLADDVAVPALVERLDDTNPDVRRAAAVALATVGDPDSLDPLLSAVRTEPDAATRRAIARAARDIDPTSALDHFASLVRTDTEPEVRESVVRVLSGTGGVHAEGLVVEAVDDPNPDVACEAISAVRWFTDERPVGGLLRRLTDDDPGVRVAAADAFIELGARAAHYHDGDELSAETRTRVVRALLDRLDDENVPVRETAMEALGSQAHPESVMPLCAAYDEDEACRSSAIDALGRIDDPRAIPTVVAALDDTEASVRRRACRACARLGTSAGVRRLCHLAENDPQLAVRVEAVDALGHVGDGRETVFDTLETALDADDADLRWEAVTALGRLDHPRARFLLRRAAEDDPDESVRDRARSRLE